In Cloacibacillus sp., the genomic window AGTGGCTCGAAGCGCAGGCGATCAAGCAGATCAAGCAGGTGCTCATGGACGATCCCGACGGCGTCGCGGCGGTCATCATTGAGACGATCCAGGGCGAGGGCGGAGACAACCACTTCCGCACCGAGTTCTTCCAGAAGCTGCGCCAGATCTGCGACGAAAATGAGATGCTCCTCATCTTCGACGAAGTCCAGTGCGGTATGGGCATCACCGGCAAGATGTGGGCCTGGGAGCATCACGCCTCCGTGAAGCCCGACCTCTTCTCCTTCGGTAAGAAGGCCCAGATCTGCGGACTTGTCGCGGGCCCGCGCATTGATGAAGTGGAAAACAACTGCTTCAAGGTCTCCAGCCGTATCAACTCGACCTGGGGCGGCACGGTCGTAGACATGGTCCGCGCCCAGAAATACCTTGAGATTTACCGTGACGACAAAGTGCTTGACTACGTCAGCAACGTCGCCGGACCCGCGCTCTACGCCGGACTCAAAGAGCTCGAAGCGGAGTTCCCCGGATATATCCGCAACGTCCGCGGCAAGGGACTTATGTGCGCCTATGACATCTGCTGCCCGCAGCTTCGCGACGCCTTCCTCAAGGAATGCCAGAAGAACAACATGCTCATCCTCGGATGCGGCAGCAACACCGTCCGCTTCCGCCCCGCGCTCAACGTTCCCCTCGAGGATCTGCAGCTCGGAATCGAGATCTCCCGCAAGGCCGCTAAGGCGGTATTCAAGAAGTAATCGGCGGTACAGGTCAGTATATAAAAATGCCGGAGCGACGCTCCGGCATTTTTTGTGCGGTTTTTTCGGCGTGACGCGCCTGTTCCGTTATGCTACCGGAGCGTGCTTGATGAAGCTGTCATTGCGCAGCTCGAGGAAGGCCTCCCTGATCTCTTCGCCGGTGTTCATCACCACCGGGCCGCCCCAGGCCACCGGCTCGCGCAGAGGTTTGCCGCTGAGGAAGATGACGTGCGCCTCCCTGCCCTCGGGAGCCTCAAGGCTCACGCTGTCTCCATCGCCGAACAGGGCGGCCGTCTTTTCGGGGATATTCATGCCGCCTGCTGCCGCCTCTCCCTCGATGGTGAAGATAAAGACGGTCTCTCCCTCTTTGGTGGGGATGGAGATCCTCTTTCCCGGTTTCAGCGTGATGTCGTAGATACCCGCCTGTATATGGTTCGTGGAGACGCCGCGGTGTCCCTGATATTCGCCGGAGACGACGCGGACGACGGCGTTTTCATCCTCTACCTTTTTTATCATCTCGTTCTTGATGTCAAAGTAGCGCGGCGCGGTCATCTTGTCCTCCTGCGGCAGGTTGAGCCATATCTGGAGGCCAAGCATACGGGGGCCGGCCATCGGCATCTCCTGGTGCATGATGCCGCTGCCCGCCGTCATCCACTGGCTTTCGCCGCCATGGATCATTCCGCGGTTGCCGAGGCTGTCCTGGTGTTCCATCTCACCCTCAATGAGGTAGGTGATCGTCTCTATACCCCTGTGCGGGTGGAAGGGAAAGCCCGCCGTATAGTCGTCAGGATTCCGTGAGTCAAAGGAGTCCAGCATGAGGAATGGGTCAAAGTCCCGCACCGTCTCATGTCCGAGCACGCGAACGAGGCGTACCCCCGCTCCGTCCGTCGCCATCTGTCCCTGTACCGTCTTTATTATTTTACGTTCCATAGTTATACCTGCTTTCTTTTAGAAATCATTTTCATTTACCGTATAAACATACGCCGCGTGAACCATTCACAGGAGGGCAATAATACTAATCAAAATCTAGGCAAAATCAGCTGTACGGCGATAAAGGGGCCGGCGGCGCTTCGGAGTTTTAAACAGCGGAGCGCCGACCGCCTCCGCTGTTGTCAGTTGCGGCCCGGGCCGGCCCTGTCGGTTAGACCGATAGCCNNNNNNNNNNAACTCCACATAACATCCGCCGCGTCAACATTTCACAGTCGGCAAATAATACTAAAAAAAATCTTGCAAAATTCTGCTTTACGGCTATAAAGGGGCGGGGGGCGCTTCGGAGTTTTCATCTCCTGAGCGCCGCCGGCCTCCTGTTTTGTCATTAGCGGACGGGACCGGCTGACTGGCCTTTGGCCGTACTTAGCCGTTTATATCCCGTCCCGTTTTTTTCTTACTAGAACGTGACGCACCAGCCTCCGCGGATGGCCCAGTCTTCGGTGAATACGCCGCCGGATGAGCGTTCAAGCGAGAAGTAGAGTGAGTTGCGCGGGTTTACCTGGTGCGTGACGCCGACGCCGTATGTCCACCAGCTGTCGCCGAAGCTCTCGCCGGCGATGTGTTTGCCGCTGGCGTAGCGGATGTCGAGGTCCCCGTCAAATTCTTTCACGTAGGATATCTTGGCGTAGAAGTTCGTCCTGTCCGTCTCATAGCCGATCAGCGCCCCGAGCCTTCCGAGCAGCGAGTTGAAATCGTCCACCCCGATGCGCAGGCCGTTGCTGGCGTTGAAGTAGGCGCTGCCCTGGCGCAGATAGCTCAGTTGCGCCTGCGGCTCGACGTACCATCTGCCGCCGGCGCTGTTTTCTTTGAGGTGGAAGCGTTTGCCTATCTCCACAGAGGCGCCGAAGCCGCCGAGGTCAACGTCGTCTCCGACGACCAGTGTCCCCGCCGTGTCGAATACGCGGAAGTCGTTCGTGCTCCATACGTACTTGGCTATCGTGTCGATATAGAAGCCGTTTTTCGCGACGTAGGTGGCGTACAGCCCGAGGGTCTTATTCTCCGCCGTACCGCTGCCGTGGCCGTTGTCCTTATAGTCCAGATCTCCCTTGCCGTATCCGAAGAAGAGACCGACGTAGGTCTCCCCGCCCTTAAACCAGCTCTTGTCCAGCTTACGGTCGTAACCGGCCTGCAGGCCGCCGTAATTCATGTCGAAATCTTTAACGAAGGATCTGGCGTTGGAGTCGAACTTTCCGTCATAGGCGCGGAACCAGGCGCCGTTGCTGTTTTCCGTAAAGCGCAGGTCGCCGAGACGCTGGATGAGCGTATTGGTCTCCGCGTAGTTCAGCAGGTAATTTGCCGCAAAGGTGTTTATCGCGGCGGAGGCGGTGTTGCTGGATTCCGGCTTCGGTTTCGGTTCTGGTTCGTCCGGTTTGATGGGATCAGGCTTTCCCGGATCTACGGGCGCCAGCCCCGTACTGTAGAGCTCCCAGTAGTGTCCGTCCTGGCCGTCGTAGCGTCCTCTGCCGTCTTCATTGTTCCGCAGGCCGTACTGGAAGGCTCCGAGTTCGACGGTGTTTGTAAGGGAAAAGCTGCCGCCCTTGTCGGCCTTCTCAATCAGGGTGATGCGTTCGTTGCCGGTCGTCTCAAGCGAGCCGTCGTTGACCACGGATACTTTGTGGTAGCCGTCTGTAGTCCCCTCTACCACAAGCCGGTTGGCCAATTCGTTGACGCCGTCGGTCTTGAAGGTAAAGGTGCTGTAAAGATCGGGATTGGCCGGGGCGTGTGTCGTCAGAGAGCCGACGTGGAGTTCCGCAGCGAGCGGTGCGCCGCTCAGGTCAATATTTGTGCCGCTGCCCGCGGTGATTTTCGTCACGTCGGAGTCGCCCGTCACCCGCCAGTGCGTTCCCTTCATATCCAGGGTGATATTGCCGTCGCCCGCGAAGGCTTTG contains:
- the lat gene encoding L-lysine 6-transaminase — encoded protein: MPSNCSVAPKDVFSTIEKLLLRDGFDIVIDMEQSKGSHIIDSATGTNWLDFYTFFASAPFGMNHPKLDNPEFKEKIFRAAINKVANSDIYTQEMAEFVKTFGEVAVPEGFNHVFFIDYGTLAVENTFKVAMDWKVQKLMQKGRVTPGEAYNGRKGTKIMHFNEAFHGRSGYTLSVTNTNDPNKHQRYAKFTDWPRIINPKITFPLEEHIGDVEWLEAQAIKQIKQVLMDDPDGVAAVIIETIQGEGGDNHFRTEFFQKLRQICDENEMLLIFDEVQCGMGITGKMWAWEHHASVKPDLFSFGKKAQICGLVAGPRIDEVENNCFKVSSRINSTWGGTVVDMVRAQKYLEIYRDDKVLDYVSNVAGPALYAGLKELEAEFPGYIRNVRGKGLMCAYDICCPQLRDAFLKECQKNNMLILGCGSNTVRFRPALNVPLEDLQLGIEISRKAAKAVFKK
- a CDS encoding pirin family protein, with the translated sequence MERKIIKTVQGQMATDGAGVRLVRVLGHETVRDFDPFLMLDSFDSRNPDDYTAGFPFHPHRGIETITYLIEGEMEHQDSLGNRGMIHGGESQWMTAGSGIMHQEMPMAGPRMLGLQIWLNLPQEDKMTAPRYFDIKNEMIKKVEDENAVVRVVSGEYQGHRGVSTNHIQAGIYDITLKPGKRISIPTKEGETVFIFTIEGEAAAGGMNIPEKTAALFGDGDSVSLEAPEGREAHVIFLSGKPLREPVAWGGPVVMNTGEEIREAFLELRNDSFIKHAPVA